AATATGTCAACACCCTCTTGCATCGAACACCCAAAATCCGGCGTCAATCCGGCAGACAACCAGTCGCGTTGACAACCAGTCGCGTTGACAAAAAAAGCGGACCCGGGGCCCGCTTCCAGCAAATGCAACGCTCAAGCAATCAACGCATCAGGTAAAAACCAAGGTCGCTGTCGTAGCTTTTCTGGTCCGCGAACTGGCATCCGACATACCGCTCGCTCATGTATTTGACCCGGGTCAACCGGGTGACTTCCGTGCGCCTTGAATCATCCAGACGGAAACGGATCTTGATCAGCGCTCCCCGGACCAGGCGGTGACTGAGCAACGTCGTGAAGCCGACGCCATTCAGGGAGACGTTCTCCAGCAAAAAATCACCCGTCTCGCCCGTTTCGGGATTTTCGAACAGCCCGGCAAGCTGCACGTTCTTGCGGTAATACTGCCTGCGCTCCATGGCCTGCTTTTCCTCGTTGAGGAGCAGCACAAGGTTTGCGGCCACATTGCGGAATTTGCGAAAGCCCCGGGTCGTGGTCCTGCTCGTGTCGCAAATTCCGAGCAGCGGGGCGACATCGTCCTGAATGCCGGACACGACATCGAGAAGCACCGAAAAATAGGGCATCTGCCTGGTGGCGCTTTGCTGGGCGATCTTGGTGTTGATGCGCTGGCTGACATCCAGAGCGGCGGGCCTGGCCGTATTGGGCATGATCACCGCGAACTTGTTTGAGGCGATGCGGCACGGCACGTCAACCTTGCGCACTTCGTCTCCAAGGACCCCGGCGAGCATCTGAATGATCTTGTCCACGCTCGACGGGCCATATTCTTCGTTGAGCCTGCGCAAATTCTCGATCGTGACCATCAACACGCTCGACGGAGTTCCATAGCGTTTGCAGACCTCGATCTCGCGCTCCATGTAACGATCGAAAGTCCGCTTGTTCGGCAGGCCGGTGAGCTGGTCCGTTTCGGCCATGCGTCTCATGGCCTGGAAATAGTATGCCCGCTCAAGAGCCACGGCGGTAACCTCGGCAATGGCCGCGAAGTCCGTCAGATTCCTCTTGGTGAAAGGCTCCCCGTGCTGGGTGTCGATGAGTTCCAGGACACCGTAAACCATATCTCCGCTCTTTAGCGGCACGGCCATGACCGTTGAACAGCCCTTGGTCTTGGCCGTCAGAAATTGTGTAGTGAAGCGCGGATCCCGCGCAGTGTCCTCGATCAGCAGGGCTTCTCCCATCTCCGCGACCCATCCGGCCAGGCCCGTGCCCTTCCGCAATTTCTTGCCGCTGACCAAATCGGTCTTTTCACCCACGACGTGATTGAAAGTCAGATCCCCGGTGTCCGGATCCACAAGTAAAAACGCCAGATGCCTGGGAGAAAAAAAGCTCTCCACGTGGACACAAATTTCTTCGAGTGTTTTTTGAATGCTGGTGCGATGCGAAAGTCCTCTGGAAATCCCGAGAAGGACGTTTATGCACGAAGAAGGGGTAAGCGGCTCCATCTTTGGCTCCTGCTGGTGAGCGGAAATACATCTCTATGTACAGGATTCATTACTTGGAGAAAAAGCAGGAATTTGTCAAATATCTTGTATTTTGCAGATAACCACGCTCATGTCGCGGGTTCTTGCCCATGACTCAAGCGCTGACAGCGTCGCCGGGTAGGGATGCCCGATGGCCACGGCAAGCCCGGTACGCTTGGCCAGGCTCTCGGCCTTTTTGAGCTGCAGCAGGATTGCATGCTCCTTTGCCGTATTGTCGAGAAAGATATGCCTTCTGTAGTAACGCAGACCCAGGGTTTTGCTCACGTCGCGCACGCAACTCTTGGGCGTGGTCAGGCTATCCACGAAGAATTTCCCGCGCCCTTGCAGATGAGCGAGCACGACAGTCATGGCCTTTTTGTCCTGGGTCAGACGCGAACCCATGTGGTTGTTGGCCCCGTCCACTTCCGGCAGGCGCGCCAGATTGTCGACCAGGGTCTGTTCCAGCACGGCCGGGTTCATGTTCACGCGCAAGGTGCCGGGACCGGAATTGGCCGACTTGGGATAGCCCTCCGGCTCGCAGGGAAGATGCAGCAGCAGCTCAAGATCTTCCTGCCTGGCCAGGTCGGCCACCTGACGCGCCTTGGTGTTGTGCGGCAGCACCGAAAAGCTGACCGCGAAAGGCAGGTCGGCCAGCCGCTTGGCCACGGACATGCTCTCGCCCAGGTCGTCGATGATGATGACGAGCCTTGGGGCTCTCACGGTCGGAACCTCGGGCTCCGGCTCGGGAACCAGGGACAGGGGCAGAAAGATGTGATGGGTCGCCTCGCCCAGGATGGAAATCTCAAGATCGCGCGGGTTGCTGTCCACGGTCTTCAGGCTAAAATCCGGCCCGAGTTGATCCAGGTTCTTCTTGAGTTCGGCCAGGAAGGGAAAAACTTCGTGCCCCAGATTGATGGTCAGGTTCTGATAATAGAACTCCTGACCGCCATGACGCCGCACCTCAACTGTTCGGTGACGCATGAGGCTTTCGGATTCGCCCTGGGCGGCAAGGCCCATCAGTATGGCCAGGTCGACACTGCGAACCTTGGCGTCAAAATCGTCGATCTGGGCTTCGTATGCCAGCGACTGGTTTTTTTGAACCGAAGCGTCCTTGGCGGGAACCTGCCCGGGCCGGGCCTCCTTGCGGCTTTGCGCGGCGGGCTTTTCGGACGTCTTGTGTGCGACCGGCGGCTGAACGTTCCCGGACTTGTTCGGAGCGTTTCTGAGCGGCAGATGCATGGCCACGAAAAGGGTCAGACCGGTCAGGAGAACGACGCAAATCCAGAGCAATGATTTGAACAGCGAAAAGCCGGACGCCTTGGCCGCTGGCTTCTTCTTTTTTCGTTTTTTTGGGGGCATGGAGGTGGAAAGAACGCGGGACGGCAGGAGCCGTCCCGCATTTCGATGAGAATCAGTTGGTGAGCTGCATGAAGCGCGGCAGGGACTTGACCATGCTCAGGCCTATGCGCAGCTGGTTGTCCTTGGCCAATGCTTCCTTGGCATCAAGCGCTCCCGGGTCCAGCACCGCATCCCCATTGGGATTGTCCAGATGCTTGGACAGGTTCGCCTCCCTGAAATCACGCAACTCGGCGGCATCCTCGGCCGCGAGCGTGAAGGGGAGTTCCACGTCGGGGTCAATGCCCTCGGCCTGGATGGAGCGACCGTTTGGCGTGTAGTAAAGCGCGATGGTCAGCTTGACTGCGGAACCGTCGGACAGGGGCATGATGGTCTGCACCGAGCCCTTGCCGAAGGTGCGCTCGCCGATCAGGATGGCGCGTTTGCGGTCCTGCAGGGCTCCGGCCACGATCTCCGAGGCCGAGGCTGAACCGGAGTTGATGAGCACCACCACGGGGCAGGTCACGTCCGTCGATTGCCGGGACGCCATCTCGTCCTTTCTGCTTTTGGGATCGCGTCCCTGGGTGTAGACGATGAGCCCGTCACGCAGAAACGTGTCGGTCACGGAAATGGCCTGATTGAGAAGGCCTCCGGGGTTGTTGCGCAGATCAAGGACAATGCCCTTGAGCTCCTGCTTGGCCGAGTACTCGCGCAATTTGCCGTGCATGTCGTCGGTGGTGTTGGCCTTGAAATCGGTCAGACGCAGATGCACGTAGCCGGGTTCGAGTTCCTTGAACTTGACACTGACCAGCGGAATCGTGCCGCGCACGATGCTCACTTTTTCCGGAGCCTGGGACTCCTTGTGCAGGATGGTCAGCTCCACGGCCTCTCCCTTGGGGCCGCGAATCTTGGACACCGCGTCCTCAAGGGAAATGTCCAGCGCCGAAGCGCCGTTGATCTCAAGGATGATGTCTCCGGCCCTGAGACCGGCCTTGTCGGCGGGGGTGTCTTCAATGGGGGCGATGACGGTCAGGCGCTTGTCCCGGACACCGATCTGGATGCCGATGCCGCCGAATTCACCCTGAAATTCTTCCTGCATCATCTTGAACTTGTCGAGATCGATATATGTGGAATGCGGATCAATGGAATTGAGCATCCCTTCGATGGCCCCGTGGATCAGATCCGTACGGTCGACCTCCTGAACATAATTCTTTTCGATCAGATCCAGAACCTGGCTGAACTGCTTCAAGGCCTGATAATGATCAGTATCACGGGCCTGGCTGGACGAGGCCGTGCCGCAAAGGCCGACCAGAAGAATCATCGTGCCAAGAAAATGGCTGAAACGCATGATATCCTCCCTGAGGGAATGGCGAGAAATTGTTGGAATCACTTGAAAGCGGATACCGTGGTGCAGTCCTGTCCGAAAAAATGCGAACCCACTTTTCACCCCGACTGTAACCATTTTAAAGGATTAATGACTTTTTGCCTGTAACGCAATTCGAAATAGAGGCCTTCGCCCTTGGCCGCCGGGTAGAATCCGCACACGCCGATCTGCTGTCCGCGCTCCACTTCCCGGCCTACCGGAATGGGGGCGTCGGACAAAAAGGCATACAGCGAATAATAATCCTCACCGTGAAAAACAATCACAACCTGTCCGAACCCGCGCAACTGGTCGTTGTGCACGACCTTGCCCCAGGAGACGCTGCGCACCGGAGTGCCGGCAGACAGGGCCAGGCCAATCCCGTTGCTGGGCGGATTTCCGTCCGGCGCGAAGGACACGACCCGCTTGCCCTT
This Desulfomicrobium apsheronum DNA region includes the following protein-coding sequences:
- a CDS encoding diguanylate cyclase, whose protein sequence is MEPLTPSSCINVLLGISRGLSHRTSIQKTLEEICVHVESFFSPRHLAFLLVDPDTGDLTFNHVVGEKTDLVSGKKLRKGTGLAGWVAEMGEALLIEDTARDPRFTTQFLTAKTKGCSTVMAVPLKSGDMVYGVLELIDTQHGEPFTKRNLTDFAAIAEVTAVALERAYYFQAMRRMAETDQLTGLPNKRTFDRYMEREIEVCKRYGTPSSVLMVTIENLRRLNEEYGPSSVDKIIQMLAGVLGDEVRKVDVPCRIASNKFAVIMPNTARPAALDVSQRINTKIAQQSATRQMPYFSVLLDVVSGIQDDVAPLLGICDTSRTTTRGFRKFRNVAANLVLLLNEEKQAMERRQYYRKNVQLAGLFENPETGETGDFLLENVSLNGVGFTTLLSHRLVRGALIKIRFRLDDSRRTEVTRLTRVKYMSERYVGCQFADQKSYDSDLGFYLMR
- a CDS encoding divergent polysaccharide deacetylase family protein — encoded protein: MPPKKRKKKKPAAKASGFSLFKSLLWICVVLLTGLTLFVAMHLPLRNAPNKSGNVQPPVAHKTSEKPAAQSRKEARPGQVPAKDASVQKNQSLAYEAQIDDFDAKVRSVDLAILMGLAAQGESESLMRHRTVEVRRHGGQEFYYQNLTINLGHEVFPFLAELKKNLDQLGPDFSLKTVDSNPRDLEISILGEATHHIFLPLSLVPEPEPEVPTVRAPRLVIIIDDLGESMSVAKRLADLPFAVSFSVLPHNTKARQVADLARQEDLELLLHLPCEPEGYPKSANSGPGTLRVNMNPAVLEQTLVDNLARLPEVDGANNHMGSRLTQDKKAMTVVLAHLQGRGKFFVDSLTTPKSCVRDVSKTLGLRYYRRHIFLDNTAKEHAILLQLKKAESLAKRTGLAVAIGHPYPATLSALESWARTRDMSVVICKIQDI
- a CDS encoding S41 family peptidase, which translates into the protein MRFSHFLGTMILLVGLCGTASSSQARDTDHYQALKQFSQVLDLIEKNYVQEVDRTDLIHGAIEGMLNSIDPHSTYIDLDKFKMMQEEFQGEFGGIGIQIGVRDKRLTVIAPIEDTPADKAGLRAGDIILEINGASALDISLEDAVSKIRGPKGEAVELTILHKESQAPEKVSIVRGTIPLVSVKFKELEPGYVHLRLTDFKANTTDDMHGKLREYSAKQELKGIVLDLRNNPGGLLNQAISVTDTFLRDGLIVYTQGRDPKSRKDEMASRQSTDVTCPVVVLINSGSASASEIVAGALQDRKRAILIGERTFGKGSVQTIMPLSDGSAVKLTIALYYTPNGRSIQAEGIDPDVELPFTLAAEDAAELRDFREANLSKHLDNPNGDAVLDPGALDAKEALAKDNQLRIGLSMVKSLPRFMQLTN